One Deefgea tanakiae genomic region harbors:
- the blaOXA gene encoding class D beta-lactamase — protein MYRFLLILLCFVMAPTMAIELIAEPKISAQFSQAKASGTFAMLDVKAQRWIGHNADRAATRFSPASTFKIPNSLIGLATGAVSSVDDVFYHHDGQPKYLKSWEHDMGLRGALPISNVAAYQELARRIGLPAMQQQLDQLNYGNHQIAGGVDQFWLNGSLTISAIEQVQFLTRLAQGALPYPAEMQAAVREIALLEVGKNWKLYGKTGWTGRKQPSIGWFVGWVEQDGKLYSFALNMDIPDASDLPKRIEIAKASLRTQGLLPVVK, from the coding sequence ATGTACCGATTTTTATTGATCTTGCTGTGCTTTGTGATGGCGCCGACGATGGCGATTGAGCTGATTGCTGAGCCAAAAATCAGCGCGCAATTCTCACAGGCGAAGGCAAGCGGCACTTTTGCCATGCTCGATGTGAAGGCGCAGCGCTGGATTGGCCACAATGCCGATCGTGCGGCGACGCGGTTTTCTCCTGCTTCGACGTTTAAAATCCCCAATAGTTTGATTGGTTTGGCCACGGGCGCCGTGAGTAGTGTGGATGATGTCTTTTATCATCACGATGGCCAGCCCAAATACCTCAAATCATGGGAACACGATATGGGTTTGCGCGGGGCGCTGCCGATTTCGAATGTGGCGGCGTATCAGGAATTGGCACGGCGAATTGGATTGCCAGCGATGCAACAGCAACTCGACCAACTCAATTATGGTAATCACCAAATTGCTGGCGGTGTGGATCAATTTTGGCTCAACGGCAGCTTAACCATCAGCGCGATTGAACAGGTGCAATTTTTAACCCGCCTTGCGCAAGGCGCATTGCCTTATCCGGCAGAAATGCAGGCAGCGGTGCGTGAGATTGCCTTGTTGGAAGTCGGTAAAAATTGGAAGCTATACGGTAAAACGGGTTGGACTGGCCGCAAGCAACCTTCAATCGGCTGGTTTGTGGGTTGGGTTGAGCAAGACGGCAAGTTGTATAGTTTTGCGCTGAATATGGATATCCCGGATGCCAGTGATTTGCCTAAGCGAATTGAGATCGCCAAGGCTAGTTTACGCACGCAGGGATTGCTTCCTGTAGTGAAATGA
- a CDS encoding methyl-accepting chemotaxis protein has translation MKISQKLMLLIALAALAIVLITAVNFNKFQSVKEHSIMITDDALPSVILIGEINLAFANARHALVEHVIQSNADEKKVVDTKLNQYLAQFDEKLKAYDHYVSSAEGQQNIANIRKEADQWIEIGKLVKIASESNDAAAAEALVKTKATPQAQKVEEQLIIATKRNEVGANEDKKEITEAIAAAISFSIGTGLILIIAISIIGLWIARSIINPLNAMRQFVVQLGTDFDFTRRVTITQQDEIGESLEAVNGLINTLQNSLQQLNRIGRDVTGTASGLSNASQQLSSASHNVSNAASSMAAGVEEVTVSISHMADSADECDRTAREAGQMASTGGTVIESTITSINQIAEDVRVSAQQIESLKDRTASINAVVNVIKDIADQTNLLALNAAIEAARAGDLGRGFAVVADEVRKLAERTASSTQEIIGTVSAIQNEANITVTTMQQTVRQVDLGVERAQEASDAISKIRQNADQVVVQVSEITSTMREQSAASAMMAQQVEQVAQMSEESSSVAQSTAGEGERLRQLSQELDSAIARYRV, from the coding sequence ATGAAGATTTCCCAAAAACTAATGCTACTGATTGCACTCGCCGCGCTGGCGATTGTACTAATTACAGCAGTCAACTTTAATAAATTTCAAAGTGTGAAAGAGCACTCAATCATGATCACTGATGATGCATTGCCATCCGTTATTTTAATTGGTGAAATTAACTTAGCGTTTGCCAATGCACGCCACGCACTTGTCGAACATGTCATTCAATCTAATGCGGACGAAAAAAAAGTAGTTGACACCAAATTAAACCAATACTTAGCTCAATTTGATGAAAAATTAAAAGCCTACGATCATTATGTTTCTAGCGCTGAGGGCCAGCAAAATATCGCCAACATTCGCAAAGAAGCTGATCAATGGATCGAAATTGGCAAGTTAGTCAAAATAGCTTCCGAATCAAACGATGCCGCAGCCGCAGAAGCCTTGGTCAAAACGAAAGCCACTCCACAAGCACAGAAAGTTGAAGAACAACTAATCATCGCAACCAAGCGTAATGAGGTAGGTGCGAATGAAGACAAAAAAGAAATTACCGAAGCGATTGCTGCTGCGATCAGTTTTTCAATTGGTACCGGTTTAATCTTAATTATTGCGATTAGTATCATCGGGCTGTGGATTGCGCGCAGCATCATTAACCCCCTCAACGCGATGCGCCAATTTGTCGTGCAACTGGGTACTGATTTTGACTTCACCCGCCGCGTCACGATCACCCAACAAGACGAAATCGGTGAATCACTCGAAGCAGTCAATGGCCTCATCAACACCCTGCAAAACAGCTTGCAACAACTCAATCGCATCGGTCGTGATGTCACCGGTACGGCCAGCGGCTTATCGAATGCCAGCCAGCAATTATCCAGCGCCTCTCACAATGTCAGCAATGCAGCATCCAGTATGGCAGCGGGGGTTGAAGAAGTGACGGTCAGTATTAGCCATATGGCCGACAGCGCCGATGAATGCGATCGCACCGCACGCGAAGCGGGGCAAATGGCCAGCACTGGCGGCACAGTTATTGAAAGCACCATCACCAGCATCAATCAAATTGCCGAAGATGTCCGTGTTTCGGCTCAGCAAATTGAATCCCTCAAAGATCGCACCGCCAGCATCAATGCAGTGGTCAATGTCATTAAAGACATCGCGGATCAAACTAATCTGTTGGCACTAAACGCTGCGATTGAAGCTGCGCGTGCCGGTGATTTAGGGCGTGGCTTTGCGGTGGTGGCCGATGAAGTACGTAAACTCGCTGAGCGCACAGCCAGTTCTACACAGGAAATTATCGGTACCGTAAGTGCGATCCAAAATGAAGCCAACATCACGGTGACGACGATGCAGCAAACGGTGCGCCAAGTGGACCTCGGCGTGGAGCGTGCGCAAGAAGCCAGCGATGCAATTTCCAAAATCCGCCAAAATGCCGATCAAGTCGTCGTGCAAGTCAGCGAAATCACCAGCACGATGCGTGAACAAAGCGCGGCGAGTGCAATGATGGCACAGCAAGTGGAGCAAGTAGCACAAATGTCAGAAGAAAGTAGCTCGGTAGCACAGAGCACCGCTGGCGAAGGTGAGCGATTGCGTCAATTGAGCCAAGAACTCGATTCCGCGATTGCACGCTATCGCGTCTAA
- a CDS encoding DUF2061 domain-containing protein, producing MLKTITFAIVHFSVAFSVAYLITGSLGVASALALIEPMVNTVAYFFHEKAWDAYRAAQQQANEILHLN from the coding sequence ATGTTAAAAACCATCACTTTCGCCATCGTTCACTTTAGCGTTGCGTTCAGCGTGGCTTATTTAATTACGGGCAGCCTTGGCGTTGCGAGCGCTTTGGCCTTGATCGAACCGATGGTGAACACAGTGGCGTATTTCTTCCACGAAAAAGCATGGGATGCCTACCGCGCGGCACAACAACAGGCGAATGAGATCTTGCACTTGAACTAG
- a CDS encoding pyridoxal-phosphate-dependent aminotransferase family protein, whose translation MSEHTISQPQIAPFFPPRRTLMGPGPSDVYPSVLAAGAKPTLGHLDPLFVGMMDEVKTLLQYAFQTQNEMTLAVSAPGSAGMEACFVNLVEPGEKVIVCRNGVFGERMRQNVERVGAVAVLVDNEWGTAVDVAAVEAALKANPDAKFLAFVHAETSTGARSDAQALCALAKKYGCLSIVDAVTSLGGIELRVDAWGIDAIYSGSQKCLSCVPGLSPLSFSPAAVEKLKARKTPVQSWFLDQTLVMGYWGNATGAKRSYHHTAPVNALYALHEALRLLADEGLEAAWARHAAMHAELRDGLEKMGIEFVVAAADRLPQLNTVHIPAGVDDAAVRARLLNEYNLEIGAGLGALAGKAWRIGLMGYAARRENIALLLKALGDVLGK comes from the coding sequence ATGTCTGAGCACACTATTTCTCAACCGCAAATCGCACCGTTTTTCCCCCCGCGCCGTACCTTGATGGGGCCGGGGCCGTCGGATGTTTATCCTAGCGTGCTGGCTGCGGGCGCAAAGCCGACCCTCGGCCATCTGGATCCGCTGTTTGTGGGCATGATGGATGAGGTGAAAACGCTGCTGCAATATGCGTTTCAGACGCAAAACGAGATGACGCTGGCGGTGTCTGCGCCGGGCTCCGCGGGGATGGAAGCGTGTTTTGTGAATTTGGTCGAGCCGGGCGAAAAAGTCATCGTTTGCCGCAACGGCGTGTTTGGTGAACGGATGCGCCAGAACGTAGAGCGCGTCGGCGCTGTGGCGGTGCTGGTCGATAATGAGTGGGGCACGGCAGTCGATGTGGCTGCGGTTGAAGCCGCACTCAAGGCCAATCCCGATGCGAAATTTCTAGCGTTTGTGCACGCGGAAACATCAACGGGCGCACGCTCAGACGCGCAGGCTTTGTGTGCGCTGGCGAAAAAATACGGTTGTCTGAGCATTGTTGATGCAGTCACATCCCTCGGCGGCATCGAATTGCGTGTCGACGCTTGGGGCATCGACGCGATTTATTCTGGCAGCCAAAAGTGCTTGTCGTGCGTGCCAGGCTTGTCTCCACTGTCGTTCTCACCCGCTGCGGTTGAAAAGCTCAAAGCGCGCAAAACGCCGGTGCAAAGCTGGTTCCTCGATCAAACCTTGGTGATGGGATATTGGGGTAATGCGACGGGAGCAAAACGCAGCTATCACCATACTGCGCCGGTCAACGCGCTCTACGCCTTGCACGAAGCATTGCGCCTACTCGCCGATGAAGGACTAGAAGCTGCTTGGGCACGCCATGCAGCAATGCACGCTGAGCTGCGCGATGGCTTGGAAAAAATGGGAATTGAATTTGTCGTCGCCGCCGCAGACCGCCTGCCGCAACTCAATACAGTGCACATCCCCGCTGGCGTTGACGACGCCGCAGTTCGCGCGCGCTTATTGAATGAATACAACCTCGAAATCGGAGCTGGCCTTGGCGCGCTGGCGGGAAAAGCATGGCGCATCGGCCTAATGGGCTACGCCGCCCGCCGCGAAAATATTGCGCTGCTGCTGAAGGCGCTGGGGGATGTGCTAGGGAAATAG
- a CDS encoding GNAT family N-acetyltransferase, which yields MLVESSASIHKHKRTLTVSIASNPETILAAQALRYQVFVEEMGAQINSKIPGIDQDLFDRYCDHLVAHDEDTGEVIGTYRILPPHQAQKVGSYYSDTEFNLTRLQNIRPQMVELGRTCVHPKYRNGSTIALLWSGIANYIQQHGYQYLIGCASVPVNDGGHLAVNLYKKLAASALAPIEWRVFPNNPLPFSMNTVAQKVETPALIKGYLRAGAMICGEPAWDPYFNCADFLMLLPTKQLDMRYAKHFNR from the coding sequence ATGCTAGTTGAAAGTTCTGCTTCAATTCATAAACATAAACGCACATTGACGGTGTCGATTGCCAGCAATCCAGAAACGATTTTGGCGGCGCAAGCCTTGCGCTATCAAGTTTTTGTTGAAGAAATGGGCGCACAAATCAATAGTAAAATCCCCGGCATCGATCAAGACCTATTTGACCGTTACTGCGATCACCTAGTGGCGCACGATGAAGACACGGGCGAAGTGATCGGTACGTATCGCATTTTACCGCCACACCAAGCGCAAAAAGTGGGCAGCTATTATTCCGATACCGAGTTTAATCTCACTCGCTTGCAAAATATTCGTCCACAAATGGTCGAGCTAGGCCGCACCTGCGTTCACCCGAAATACCGCAATGGCTCAACGATTGCGCTATTGTGGTCGGGTATCGCCAATTACATCCAGCAACATGGCTATCAATATCTGATTGGCTGCGCGAGTGTGCCCGTGAACGACGGCGGCCATTTGGCGGTGAACTTATACAAAAAACTCGCCGCTTCAGCGCTGGCGCCGATTGAATGGCGCGTGTTCCCAAACAATCCACTGCCGTTTTCAATGAACACCGTCGCGCAAAAAGTCGAAACGCCAGCACTGATCAAAGGCTATCTGCGCGCTGGCGCGATGATTTGTGGCGAACCGGCTTGGGACCCGTACTTTAATTGCGCCGATTTCTTAATGCTATTGCCAACCAAGCAACTGGACATGCGCTACGCGAAGCACTTTAATCGCTAA
- a CDS encoding helix-turn-helix domain-containing protein produces MSDQLITPKAIRKQLGMNQHEFWSKIGVTQSGGSRYESGRNMPKPVQELLRVVHIEGIDLSQIRKDDIRALEYLKSNHPNLFERIYDEAHSAV; encoded by the coding sequence ATGTCTGATCAGTTAATTACTCCTAAAGCAATTCGTAAACAGCTTGGAATGAATCAACATGAATTCTGGAGCAAAATTGGCGTTACGCAAAGCGGTGGTTCTCGTTATGAAAGTGGGCGCAATATGCCCAAACCGGTGCAGGAATTATTGCGCGTGGTACACATTGAAGGAATCGATTTAAGCCAAATTCGTAAAGATGATATTCGCGCTTTGGAATATTTAAAAAGCAATCATCCGAACTTATTTGAACGAATTTACGACGAAGCACATAGCGCAGTGTGA
- a CDS encoding alpha/beta hydrolase family protein: MRLKMWMQSICIIVLAAHVHAATGLTEIAATAQHSTVTVFYPASGQNQKLNKIGLPVFALPDAPPLKGNGRLIVMSHGSGGSPWDYADLAGVLAEAGFVVALPDHLRDNHQNGKDAGPTSWKIRPQEITSAIDVIAKDPRFAPNLKLDQVGMYGISAGGLTALTLAGGRWSPANMVQHCNVNIRADFHACVGLLFELNGGMFDGLKVFMARQILRWRFNDATWQSHTDPRITAIVAGVPYSVVFDLNSLAQPKIPVSLITARKDVWLHPQFHSDPIVRACQSCTVLHDFEKGGHGALLSPIRSPLEGLVARLIGDPVGFDRQETALVNQKISRYFQQWLLP; the protein is encoded by the coding sequence ATGCGCTTAAAAATGTGGATGCAGAGTATTTGCATCATTGTATTGGCGGCTCATGTTCACGCCGCAACGGGTTTGACTGAAATTGCGGCGACCGCTCAGCATTCCACCGTCACGGTGTTTTATCCCGCCAGCGGTCAAAATCAGAAACTCAATAAAATCGGCTTGCCCGTTTTTGCCTTACCCGATGCGCCTCCGCTTAAAGGCAATGGACGCTTGATTGTGATGTCGCATGGTTCGGGCGGTTCGCCGTGGGATTATGCGGATTTGGCTGGCGTGTTAGCGGAGGCTGGTTTTGTCGTTGCGCTACCCGATCATCTGCGCGATAACCATCAAAATGGCAAAGATGCAGGTCCGACGAGTTGGAAGATTCGACCCCAAGAAATCACTAGCGCGATTGATGTCATCGCTAAAGATCCACGTTTTGCACCGAACTTAAAACTCGACCAAGTGGGTATGTACGGTATTTCGGCGGGCGGCTTAACCGCGCTGACTTTGGCGGGCGGGCGCTGGTCGCCGGCAAATATGGTGCAGCATTGCAATGTCAATATTCGCGCTGATTTTCATGCCTGCGTGGGTTTGCTGTTTGAATTGAATGGCGGGATGTTTGACGGTTTAAAAGTATTCATGGCGCGGCAGATTTTGCGCTGGCGCTTTAATGATGCGACATGGCAAAGCCACACCGACCCGCGCATCACCGCGATTGTGGCCGGTGTTCCTTATAGTGTCGTGTTTGATTTGAACTCGTTGGCGCAGCCCAAAATCCCCGTTTCGCTGATTACGGCGCGTAAAGACGTTTGGCTGCATCCGCAATTTCATAGCGACCCGATTGTTCGCGCTTGCCAAAGTTGCACGGTATTGCACGACTTTGAAAAAGGCGGCCATGGTGCGTTACTGTCGCCCATTCGTTCACCGCTAGAAGGGCTCGTTGCCCGATTAATCGGCGATCCTGTTGGCTTTGATCGGCAAGAAACCGCGTTGGTGAATCAAAAAATTAGCCGCTATTTTCAGCAATGGTTGTTGCCGTGA
- a CDS encoding anaerobic C4-dicarboxylate transporter family protein, which yields MIAIELLVVLGAILLGARISGIGLGVMGGLGLAILVFIFGLKPTSAPIDVMLMIIAVITTAACLQSAGGMTFLVQVAEKILRRNPKRITFFAPLVTYFFTLFAGTGHVAYAVLPVIAEVAHESGVRPERPLSIAVIASQAAITASPISAATVALLALLSPAGIHLGDILQIAIPATLIGTMAGALMASRQGCELHLDPVYRERLERGDFAQNQQQASITLPRGARLSVAIFFIAVTTVVLLGSIPALRPTWLVNDAIVRLDMAQAIQIVMLSAAALILLLCKVDPEEVIKSSVFRAGSAAVIGIFGVAWMGDTFIQNNLAFFSGSIQNIVTAQPWLFAVALFGMSILLYSQAATIRAMLPLGIALGLPAPALIAMFPSVNGYFFIPNYPTVIAAINFDRTGSTRIGKYLLNHSFMLPGLVCSITSVSSGFVLASILL from the coding sequence TTGATTGCGATTGAATTATTAGTGGTGCTTGGCGCCATTTTATTAGGTGCGCGCATCTCGGGCATCGGCCTTGGCGTGATGGGCGGTTTGGGTTTGGCCATTTTGGTGTTTATTTTTGGCTTAAAACCAACGTCAGCACCGATTGATGTGATGTTGATGATTATCGCCGTGATTACGACAGCCGCCTGTTTGCAGTCTGCCGGTGGAATGACGTTCTTGGTGCAGGTTGCCGAGAAAATCTTGCGCCGCAATCCCAAGCGCATCACGTTCTTTGCGCCCTTAGTCACTTACTTTTTTACGCTCTTTGCCGGAACAGGCCACGTGGCCTACGCCGTTTTACCCGTGATTGCTGAAGTGGCGCATGAATCAGGCGTACGCCCTGAGCGACCTTTATCCATCGCAGTGATTGCATCGCAAGCGGCGATTACCGCCAGCCCGATTTCTGCGGCGACAGTCGCTTTGCTGGCTTTATTGTCGCCAGCAGGCATTCATCTCGGTGATATTTTGCAGATTGCGATTCCGGCCACCTTGATTGGCACAATGGCGGGCGCACTGATGGCAAGCCGCCAAGGTTGCGAACTGCATCTCGATCCGGTGTACCGCGAGCGGCTTGAGCGCGGTGATTTTGCGCAAAATCAGCAGCAAGCGTCAATTACGCTGCCACGCGGCGCACGCCTCTCAGTAGCGATATTTTTTATTGCAGTGACCACCGTCGTCTTGCTCGGTTCAATTCCAGCGTTACGGCCAACATGGCTGGTCAACGACGCCATTGTGCGGCTCGATATGGCGCAAGCGATTCAAATCGTGATGCTATCGGCCGCAGCCTTAATCCTGTTGCTATGTAAAGTCGACCCAGAAGAAGTCATTAAAAGCTCCGTCTTTCGGGCGGGCTCTGCGGCAGTCATCGGGATTTTTGGTGTCGCATGGATGGGTGACACGTTTATTCAAAACAATCTGGCGTTTTTTTCGGGCTCAATCCAAAACATCGTGACCGCACAGCCGTGGCTGTTTGCTGTCGCACTCTTTGGTATGTCGATTTTATTGTATTCACAAGCTGCGACAATCCGCGCGATGTTGCCGCTGGGGATTGCGCTGGGGCTGCCTGCGCCCGCCTTAATCGCAATGTTCCCCAGTGTGAATGGCTACTTTTTTATCCCCAACTACCCAACCGTGATCGCAGCAATCAATTTTGACCGCACCGGCAGCACCCGCATCGGCAAATATCTGCTCAATCACAGCTTTATGCTGCCCGGCTTAGTGTGCTCAATTACTTCTGTTTCAAGTGGCTTTGTACTTGCCAGCATTTTGCTGTAG
- a CDS encoding 3-deoxy-7-phosphoheptulonate synthase, with product MNSQDLENINVTSFESMPTPEELHARLPISEHAAQVVNAGREALKNILDRKDNRLIVVVGPCSIHDAEAGLEYARRLKALQEEVKDTMLLVMRVYFEKPRTTTGWKGYINDPMMDDSFQVGLGMEKARRFLLDVLELGLPTATEALDPISPQYLGDLIAWTAIGARTTESQTHREMSSGLSTPVGFKNGTDGDISIAINAILSASHPHAFLGMNGQGRVSVVRTRGNQYGHVVLRGGDGRPNYDTVSVAMAEQALQKAKLPTNIIVDCSHANSYKKAELQPLVMADVVNQLVNGSQALVGVMIESNLVAGNQKIPSDLSQLIYGCSVTDACVDWASTETMLLDAAKRLAQR from the coding sequence ATGAACAGCCAAGATTTAGAAAATATCAATGTCACCTCATTCGAAAGCATGCCAACGCCTGAAGAATTGCATGCCCGTTTGCCGATTTCTGAGCATGCAGCTCAAGTCGTTAATGCTGGGCGTGAAGCGCTGAAAAACATCTTGGATCGAAAAGATAATCGACTCATCGTGGTCGTTGGTCCTTGCTCAATTCATGATGCCGAGGCAGGGCTTGAATACGCACGTCGCTTGAAAGCGCTGCAAGAAGAAGTCAAGGATACGATGTTGTTGGTAATGCGGGTATATTTCGAAAAGCCACGTACCACAACGGGCTGGAAGGGATACATCAACGATCCGATGATGGATGACTCTTTCCAAGTCGGCCTGGGCATGGAAAAAGCCCGTCGATTCTTGCTCGATGTGTTGGAGTTGGGCTTGCCAACGGCGACCGAAGCGCTCGATCCCATTTCACCGCAATACCTCGGTGATTTGATTGCGTGGACAGCGATTGGCGCGCGAACCACCGAATCACAAACGCATCGCGAAATGTCGTCGGGCTTATCCACACCAGTGGGGTTTAAGAACGGCACCGATGGCGATATCAGCATTGCGATTAACGCCATTTTGTCTGCCTCACACCCGCATGCGTTTTTGGGGATGAATGGCCAAGGACGCGTTTCAGTTGTTCGCACCCGCGGCAATCAGTACGGGCATGTCGTGCTGCGCGGTGGCGATGGTCGACCGAACTACGATACCGTATCAGTGGCGATGGCTGAGCAAGCACTGCAAAAAGCCAAATTGCCGACCAATATCATTGTCGATTGCTCGCATGCTAATAGTTACAAAAAAGCCGAATTGCAACCCTTGGTGATGGCTGATGTGGTCAATCAATTAGTGAATGGCAGCCAAGCTTTGGTCGGCGTGATGATTGAATCGAATCTCGTTGCCGGCAATCAGAAAATCCCTAGCGATTTGTCGCAATTAATTTATGGTTGTTCGGTTACCGATGCCTGTGTTGATTGGGCGAGTACGGAAACGATGCTATTGGATGCTGCAAAACGCTTAGCGCAGCGCTAA
- a CDS encoding methyl-accepting chemotaxis protein, with product MKIAHKLVSLVALAGLAIIILTVVSYFKLQDVKTHSADVSDNVLPSVLLLSDAQLELSGARIHALNQMLQADETEKKVRADNFNQSIEKTLEALKKYESYIVDELDRKNIDTFKNELSAYATVTREVMALSQAQKQEEAIELSRSKAAPQAQKVLSAATEAVKLNQQYVEESRKEINNAITSAVSLSLTFGLLLFAVICVIGVMIGRSIVNPLNGMRQFVVQLGTDYDFTRRMAVTHRDEIGESLEAINGLINTLQTSLQQLNRIGRDVTGTASGLSNASQQLSSASHNVSNAASSMAAGVEEVTVSISHMADSADECDRTAREAGQMASTGGTVIESTITSINQIAEDVRVSAQQIESLKDRTASINAVVNVIKDIADQTNLLALNAAIEAARAGDLGRGFAVVADEVRKLAERTASSTQEIIGTVSAIQNEANITVTTMQQTVRQVDLGVERAQEASDAISKIRQNADQVVIQVSEITSTMREQSAASAMMAQQVEQVAQMSEESSSVAQSTAGEGERLRQLSQELDSAISRYRV from the coding sequence ATGAAAATCGCACACAAATTGGTCTCACTGGTGGCCCTCGCTGGATTAGCCATCATCATCCTCACAGTAGTAAGTTACTTTAAACTCCAAGATGTAAAAACACATTCCGCAGATGTGAGTGATAATGTCTTACCTTCAGTATTACTACTTTCAGATGCGCAACTCGAGCTTTCTGGCGCTAGGATCCACGCTTTAAATCAAATGCTACAAGCGGACGAAACCGAAAAGAAAGTCCGCGCAGATAATTTTAATCAAAGCATCGAAAAAACCTTAGAAGCGCTGAAAAAATACGAGTCTTATATCGTTGATGAGCTAGACCGTAAAAATATTGATACCTTTAAAAACGAACTCAGTGCCTATGCCACCGTCACACGGGAAGTGATGGCCCTATCGCAAGCTCAAAAACAAGAAGAAGCGATCGAATTAAGCCGAAGCAAAGCGGCACCACAAGCGCAGAAAGTACTCAGTGCGGCCACCGAAGCCGTAAAACTGAATCAGCAATACGTTGAGGAATCACGCAAAGAAATTAATAACGCAATCACATCTGCCGTTTCACTTTCCCTGACATTTGGCCTGCTTCTATTTGCGGTCATCTGCGTCATTGGGGTGATGATCGGGCGAAGTATTGTGAATCCACTCAATGGTATGCGCCAGTTCGTCGTGCAACTCGGAACGGATTACGACTTCACACGCCGTATGGCGGTGACACACCGCGATGAAATCGGGGAATCACTCGAAGCGATCAATGGCCTCATCAACACCCTACAAACCAGTTTGCAACAACTCAATCGCATCGGCCGTGATGTCACCGGTACGGCCAGCGGCTTATCGAATGCCAGCCAGCAATTATCCAGCGCCTCTCACAATGTCAGCAATGCAGCATCCAGTATGGCAGCGGGGGTTGAAGAAGTGACGGTCAGTATTAGCCATATGGCCGACAGCGCCGATGAATGTGATCGCACCGCACGCGAAGCGGGGCAAATGGCCAGCACTGGCGGCACAGTTATTGAAAGCACCATCACCAGCATCAATCAAATTGCCGAAGATGTCCGTGTTTCGGCTCAGCAAATTGAATCCCTCAAAGATCGCACCGCCAGCATCAATGCAGTGGTCAATGTCATTAAAGACATCGCGGATCAAACTAATCTGTTGGCACTAAACGCTGCGATTGAAGCTGCGCGTGCCGGTGATTTAGGGCGTGGCTTTGCGGTGGTGGCCGATGAAGTACGCAAACTCGCTGAGCGCACAGCCAGTTCTACACAGGAAATTATCGGTACCGTAAGTGCGATCCAAAATGAAGCCAACATCACGGTGACGACGATGCAGCAAACGGTGCGCCAAGTGGATTTAGGCGTGGAACGCGCGCAAGAAGCCAGCGATGCCATTTCCAAAATCCGCCAAAACGCCGATCAAGTCGTCATACAAGTCAGCGAAATCACCAGCACGATGCGTGAACAAAGCGCGGCGAGCGCGATGATGGCGCAACAAGTCGAACAAGTGGCACAAATGTCAGAAGAAAGTAGCTCGGTAGCACAGAGCACCGCTGGCGAAGGTGAGCGATTGCGTCAATTGAGCCAAGAGCTCGATTCCGCGATTTCCCGCTATCGCGTCTAA